A single region of the Victivallis lenta genome encodes:
- the kdpC gene encoding potassium-transporting ATPase subunit KdpC: MKLTTDIFGAIRTAVLSILLCCVVYTLVIWTIAQVFVPNSANGSLVKNAAGQYVGSRQVAQEFTRDNYFHSRPSAADYNGAGAVGSNLTPTSPKITERAQELIKKYGATAENPIPADMVTASGSGLDPHITLAAAKFQAPRVAKARGMSEAELMKVVESKVEYPGGIMRNEPIVNVLMLNLALDEMK, encoded by the coding sequence ATGAAGCTGACAACCGATATTTTTGGAGCGATACGCACCGCCGTGCTGAGCATCCTGCTCTGCTGCGTGGTCTATACGCTGGTCATCTGGACCATTGCACAGGTCTTTGTACCGAACTCCGCCAATGGTTCTCTGGTGAAGAACGCCGCCGGCCAGTATGTCGGCAGCCGCCAGGTGGCGCAGGAGTTCACCCGGGATAACTACTTCCACAGCCGTCCGTCGGCGGCGGACTACAACGGTGCCGGAGCGGTCGGCAGCAACCTGACCCCGACCTCGCCGAAGATCACCGAGCGGGCTCAGGAGCTCATAAAAAAGTATGGCGCCACCGCCGAAAATCCGATTCCCGCCGACATGGTGACCGCCTCCGGCAGCGGGCTCGACCCGCATATCACGCTGGCCGCCGCGAAGTTTCAGGCGCCCCGCGTCGCGAAAGCGCGCGGCATGAGCGAAGCCGAACTCATGAAGGTGGTGGAATCCAAGGTCGAATATCCCGGCGGCATCATGCGCAACGAACCGATCGTGAACGTCCTGATGCTGAATCTGGCGCTCGATGAAATGAAATAA